The following proteins are encoded in a genomic region of Toxotes jaculatrix isolate fToxJac2 chromosome 3, fToxJac2.pri, whole genome shotgun sequence:
- the skib gene encoding v-ski avian sarcoma viral oncogene homolog b encodes MEGTSFQPHPGLQQTLKQFHLSSMRSLGGPAAFSARWHQDSLFGKDGKSAEIMLTLPAQTPPVMSGPLFIPSDRSTERCETVLEREPISCFVVGGEKRLCLPQILNSVLRDFSLQQINSVCDDLHIYCSRCTADQLEILKVVGILPFSAPSCGLITQTDAERLCNALIYGGTYPPHCNKELGSLELERTEKSFKVYHECFGRCKGLFVPELYTGPSAACIQCMDCRLMFPPHKFVVHSHKRLENRTVHWGFDSANWRAYVLLDPDYTGKEEKSHLEQLLKELKGKYDLTSKLSSKSCRSPSPVPAKRSKFDKLQSPSADKDRKPDWLQSLSKSAHKDLKQVQLKQRPSAFRPWSPKTVEKEKPAAQNEVERSYSKNQETLVAPNLTLVPLAPPVHPRDSHTPGRGLAAISRLPHELHNGDVQLTTKPTPSSTTNRADDMDTDGEIDVDDCDDRPVPPSSLASPPSACTSVSQTLTPQSVVQAQEGPVWLSGPACPEMDTLRQMLYAGMDSKEAREKLLQEIVRMRVKQEEKLAAAVQAKRSLQQELEFVRVAKKGRLREAIEAKRNLRKEIERLRVDWERKMRDAEESCERLKRDLERERQLRVCDKGCEAERLRVKYSTQIEELHVQLQQAEADREQLRQELQQEREARQSLECVVKDLQIQLARQDNSSSPGDSKDANTDTHRQTTQLTNGS; translated from the exons ATGGAGGGTACGAGCTTTCAGCCTCATCCCGGACTTCAACAAACTCTGAAGCAGTTTCATCTGAGTTCCATGCGCTCTCTCGGTGGACCGGCGGCGTTTTCCGCTCGGTGGCACCAGGACTCACTCTTCGGTAAAGATGGGAAATCCGCAGAGATTATGCTCACCCTGCCGGCACAGACACCTCCGGTGATGTCCGGTCCACTTTTCATCCCGTCCGACCGCTCCACGGAGAGGTGCGAGACGGTCCTGGAGCGGGAGCCCATCTCCTGCTTCGTGGTCGGCGGCGAGAAGCGACTGTGCCTGCCGCAGATACTTAACAGCGTCCTGAGAGATTTCTCGCTCCAGCAGATCAACTCGGTGTGCGACGACCTGCACATCTACTGCTCCAGGTGCACGGCTGACCAGCTGGAGATCCTCAAGGTGGTCGGGATCTTGCCCTTCTCGGCTCCGTCCTGTGGGCTGATCACTCAGACGGATGCTGAGCGCCTTTGCAACGCTCTCATCTACGGCGGTACTTACCCCCCTCACTGCAACAAGGAGTTAGGCTCCCTGGAGTTGGAGCGAACCGAGAAGAGCTTCAAAGTCTATCATGAATGTTTCGGCCGGTGTAAAGGCTTGTTTGTCCCGGAACTGTACACCGGCCCGAGTGCCGCCTGCATCCAGTGCATGGACTGCAGGCTCATGTTTCCACCTCACAAGTTTGTGGTCCACAGTCACAAGAGACTCGAGAACCGGACAGTCCACTGGGGGTTCGACTCCGCCAACTGGCGGGCCTATGTGCTCTTAGACCCGGACTACAccggaaaagaggagaagagtcATCTGGAGCAGCTGCTTAAAGagttaaaaggaaaatatgATCTGACGAGCAAGCTGTCCAGTAAATCTTGCAGA TCTCCCAGCCCAGTCCCAGCCAAGAGGTCCAAATTTGACAAATTACAATCTCCATCAGCTGACAAGGACAGGAAACCTGACTGGTTACAATCACTGTCAAAGTCTGCACACAAG GATCTGAAACAGGTGCAACTGAAACAAAGGCCCTCTGCTTTCCGCCCCTGGTCTCCtaaaactgtagaaaaagaGAAACCAGCTGCTCAGAATGAGGTGGAGAG GTCCTACTCAAAGAATCAGGAGACTTTGGTGGCTCCTAATCTGACACTAGTTCCCCTTGCCCCTCCGGTCCATCCCAGGGACAGCCACACTCCTGGAAGGGGCCTCGCAGCCATTTCCAGGCTGCCGCATGAGCTACATAACGGAGATGTACAACTCACCACAAAACCAACCCCTTCCAGTACCACCAACCGAGCCGACGACATGGACACAGATGGAGAAATTGATGTAGATGACTGTGACGATC GTCCAGTGCCACCTTCCTCCCTGgcttctcctccatcagcctGCACCAGTGTGTCTCAAACTCTGACTCCTCAGAGTGTTGTTCAGGCTCAGGAGGGACCTGTCTGGCTGTCAGGGCCTGCTTGCCCAGAGATGGACACCCTGAGACAGATGCTGTACGCAGGCATGGACAGCAAAGAAGCCAGGGAAAAACTGCTGCAGGAGATTGTCAGGATGAGAGTTAAGCAAGAGGAGAAGCTGGCAGCTGCTGTGCAAGCTAAACGCAGCCTTCAGCAG GAACTGGAGTTTGTGAGGGTGGCTAAGAAAGGCCGCCTTCGTGAGGCCATCGAAGCCAAGCGCAACTTGCGAAAGGAGATCGAACGCCTTCGTGTGGATTgggagaggaagatgagggaCGCGGAGGAGTCTTGTGAGCGGCTGAAGAGAGActtggagagggagagacagctgCGAGTTTGTGACAAAGGCTGTGAGGCTGAACGTCTCCGGGTCAAGTACTCTACTCAG atTGAAGAATTGCATGTGCAGCTACAGCAAGCAGAAGCCGATCGCGAGCAGCTGAGGCAAGAGcttcagcaggagagagaagctCGGCAGAGCCTGGAGTGTGTTGTTAAAGACCTGCAAATCCAGCTGGCACGGCAGGACAACAGCAGCTCTCCTGGAGACTCCAAGGacgcaaacacagacacacacagacagaccacacAACTCACCAATGGATCCTAA